In a single window of the Veillonella sp. genome:
- a CDS encoding SIMPL domain-containing protein has product MKLSKRLLSKTVAIVAVCATMATAAFAAPQGTFDSSEIQITGQASRSVAPNYAILTLGITSENTNINAAKSNNDRIMSDLISKLGQLGIDKKDIYTSNISINPTSDYQEGKRINTGYNVSNRVTVKINNLDNVGKAVDAAVSAGANDINNLSFQNDVSQQLSDSLTTEAIQDGRHKAEVIAAALGRTLGPVKTVSISTPQTSSMDSGYYRNAVMLKASLETATPVEKGSLVVSQDANITYYLQ; this is encoded by the coding sequence ATGAAATTATCCAAACGTTTATTATCTAAAACAGTTGCTATTGTTGCTGTATGTGCAACTATGGCTACTGCAGCTTTTGCTGCACCACAAGGTACTTTTGATTCTTCTGAAATTCAAATTACAGGACAAGCCTCTCGTTCAGTAGCACCTAACTATGCGATCTTAACACTTGGTATTACTAGCGAAAACACAAACATCAATGCTGCAAAATCTAACAATGATCGCATTATGAGTGATTTAATCAGTAAGTTAGGTCAATTAGGTATCGATAAAAAAGATATTTATACCTCTAATATTTCTATTAACCCTACTAGTGATTACCAAGAAGGCAAACGAATCAATACAGGTTATAATGTGTCTAATCGTGTAACTGTAAAAATCAATAATCTTGATAATGTAGGAAAAGCCGTTGATGCTGCTGTTAGCGCTGGGGCTAATGATATCAACAACCTTTCTTTCCAAAATGATGTATCTCAACAACTATCTGATTCATTAACTACAGAAGCAATTCAAGACGGTCGTCATAAAGCTGAGGTTATCGCTGCAGCCCTTGGCCGTACATTAGGACCTGTAAAAACAGTTTCTATCAGTACACCTCAAACAAGCTCTATGGACTCTGGTTACTATCGTAACGCCGTAATGTTAAAAGCGTCTCTCGAAACTGCTACTCCTGTTGAAAAAGGATCATTAGTAGTTTCTCAAGACGCTAATATTACTTATTATTTACAATAG
- a CDS encoding ubiquinone/menaquinone biosynthesis methyltransferase — protein MNTKEFKTYADKEQFVQGVFSNIAKNYDLMNTVLSFGQDYFWRKFSVKAMNIGPHQRVLDVACGTCVFTKEALRQEPTLKVEALDFNSEMLDQGRVRIEDAGLIDQVNLVQGDAMALPYADNTFDAAMSGFAMRNVPDIKQVLSEMQRVVKPGGKVVVLELAKPSMFGFKQLYNFYFSYILPIIGKLSKDNSSYAWLPESLRRYPHQSEILEIWKSLGYENATYHELTGGIVAVHEGVVPENSIVNNK, from the coding sequence ATGAATACTAAAGAATTTAAAACGTATGCCGATAAAGAGCAATTTGTACAAGGTGTTTTTTCTAATATTGCAAAAAACTATGATTTAATGAATACAGTCTTAAGCTTTGGACAAGATTATTTTTGGCGCAAATTCTCTGTAAAAGCAATGAATATTGGTCCTCACCAACGTGTGCTTGATGTAGCATGTGGTACCTGTGTGTTTACAAAGGAAGCGTTACGTCAAGAACCAACATTAAAAGTAGAGGCTTTGGACTTTAATAGTGAGATGCTTGATCAAGGTCGTGTACGCATTGAAGATGCTGGTTTAATAGATCAAGTTAATCTTGTTCAAGGTGATGCGATGGCATTACCATATGCAGATAACACATTTGATGCTGCTATGAGCGGATTTGCAATGCGTAATGTGCCAGATATTAAACAAGTGTTATCTGAAATGCAACGTGTTGTAAAGCCAGGTGGAAAAGTAGTTGTGTTAGAACTCGCAAAGCCAAGCATGTTTGGTTTTAAACAGTTATATAATTTCTACTTCTCCTATATATTACCTATTATAGGTAAGTTAAGTAAGGATAATTCCTCTTATGCATGGTTGCCAGAATCCTTACGCAGATATCCTCATCAAAGCGAGATTCTTGAAATCTGGAAATCTTTAGGATATGAAAATGCCACCTATCATGAATTGACAGGCGGCATTGTAGCGGTCCACGAAGGTGTGGTACCAGAAAATTCTATTGTAAATAATAAGTAA